A genomic window from Aquipuribacter nitratireducens includes:
- a CDS encoding ABC transporter ATP-binding protein: protein MSETAQTTDLPAQQPEDQPHGRHAAPAPPVASARGLTKVYGSGEAAVHALAGVDVDFVRGEFTAIMGPSGSGKSTLMHCMAALDSPTSGTVVVDGVDVSTLGDSALTRLRRDRIGFVFQSFNLVPTLSAAENITLPLDIAGRKVDREWHDTVVGILGLGPRLSHKPNELSGGQQQRVAAARALVGRPAIVFADEPTGNLDSRSSAEVLGFLRRSVDDFGQSIVMVTHEPSAAAYADRVVFLADGRVVDEMRSPTAESVLDRMKTMDA from the coding sequence GTGAGCGAGACCGCGCAGACCACCGACCTCCCCGCCCAGCAGCCCGAGGACCAGCCCCACGGCCGGCACGCCGCCCCGGCGCCGCCCGTCGCCTCCGCCCGGGGCCTCACGAAGGTCTACGGCAGCGGCGAGGCCGCCGTCCACGCCCTCGCCGGTGTCGACGTCGACTTCGTCCGCGGCGAGTTCACCGCGATCATGGGCCCGTCGGGGTCGGGCAAGTCGACCCTCATGCACTGCATGGCGGCCCTCGACAGCCCCACCTCGGGCACCGTCGTCGTCGACGGGGTCGACGTGTCGACGCTCGGCGACTCCGCCCTCACCCGGCTGCGGCGCGACCGGATCGGCTTCGTCTTCCAGTCCTTCAACCTCGTGCCGACGCTGAGCGCCGCGGAGAACATCACGCTGCCGCTCGACATCGCGGGCCGCAAGGTCGACCGGGAGTGGCACGACACGGTCGTCGGCATCCTCGGCCTCGGCCCGCGGCTGTCGCACAAGCCCAACGAGCTGTCCGGCGGCCAGCAGCAGCGGGTCGCCGCGGCGCGGGCGCTCGTCGGCCGGCCCGCGATCGTCTTCGCCGACGAGCCGACCGGCAACCTCGACTCCCGCTCGTCCGCCGAGGTGCTCGGCTTCCTGCGCCGCAGCGTCGACGACTTCGGGCAGAGCATCGTCATGGTGACCCACGAGCCGTCCGCCGCGGCGTACGCCGACCGGGTCGTGTTCCTCGCCGACGGGCGTGTCGTCGACGAGATGCGCTCCCCGACCGCGGAGTCGGTCCTCGACCGCATGAAGACGATGGACGCCTGA
- a CDS encoding ABC transporter permease, producing the protein MLRVTLANVRGHVVRLLLTCLAVTLGTAFVAGSFVLTDSIDRTFSAIFATADSTDAVVRLEGAGPSGDAAATAEGAGAGTGAQAGPDEVASLPGLPLELADDIEAVDGVERAVPALTGSAVLRGADGTAVRSGGAPALGFAWDPLDPSVRLLDGRGAESPDEVVVETTTLEQSGLALGDETVVVVNGTPFDVTVVGEATNDTPTAGAAIVLVEQDLAREQFAPTGVVPSITVTAVDGLTQEEVVDRVAPLVPDGAEVVTGQQQADETQETLATALGFITTFLLVFAGVALFVGAFIIFNTFSMLVAQRTRELALLRAIGASRGQVVRSVLGESVVVGLVGSLAGLGIGIGLAAALQQLIGGLFGLELERLPVEPRTVVATLVLGVAVTALAAVLPARRASATAPVAAMRDEQALPRGAVRLRAVLGLAVAAVGAVAMALVLTDTVDTQPLAVLGAGVTAVFLGVAAASPAVSKPVVWLVTAPFAGRAVGRLAQRNGLRNPRRTAATASALMVGLALVGAASVLSSSAAASVSDIIDDEFTGDLVVSDGGQPSIPATVADAVRDVDGVEAVLELPFTAATVDGEDGFGMAVDPATLPGLVELTTVEGSLDALGDGVWLTESRADELGAAVGDTVTVAVGNGAAAEREVLAVYEDSQLVAADVLVSDDVYAAGVDGVQAGGPGGGGGVQYVLVDVADDADLAAVEAAVADVAADFLTLSVLDADEFTSEQTAQITTVLGLIYALLGLSLVIATLGVINTLALSVVERTREIGLLRAIGLTRAQLRRTVTIESVATTVFGALLGVALGLAFGVAFQRAVADDGLEVLAVPWATMTVVLVGSAVVGVVAALLPAWRATRVDVLRAITTE; encoded by the coding sequence ATGCTCAGGGTCACGCTCGCCAACGTCCGCGGGCACGTCGTCCGCCTCCTCCTCACGTGCCTCGCCGTCACGCTCGGCACGGCGTTCGTCGCCGGCTCCTTCGTCCTCACCGACTCCATCGACCGCACCTTCTCCGCCATCTTCGCCACCGCCGACAGCACCGACGCCGTCGTGCGTCTCGAGGGCGCAGGCCCCAGCGGCGACGCCGCGGCCACCGCCGAGGGAGCCGGCGCGGGCACGGGCGCCCAGGCCGGACCCGACGAGGTTGCGTCCCTGCCCGGGCTGCCGCTGGAGCTCGCCGACGACATCGAGGCCGTCGACGGTGTCGAGCGGGCGGTGCCGGCCCTCACCGGCAGCGCCGTCCTCCGCGGCGCCGACGGCACGGCCGTGCGCAGCGGCGGTGCCCCCGCGCTCGGGTTCGCGTGGGACCCCCTCGACCCCTCCGTCCGCCTGCTCGACGGGCGCGGCGCGGAGTCGCCCGACGAGGTCGTCGTCGAGACGACGACCCTCGAGCAGTCCGGTCTCGCCCTCGGCGACGAGACGGTCGTCGTCGTCAACGGCACGCCCTTCGACGTCACCGTCGTCGGCGAGGCGACGAACGACACCCCGACCGCGGGCGCCGCGATCGTCCTCGTCGAGCAGGACCTCGCCCGCGAGCAGTTCGCGCCGACCGGGGTCGTGCCGAGCATCACCGTCACAGCCGTCGACGGCCTCACCCAGGAGGAGGTCGTCGACCGGGTCGCCCCGCTCGTGCCCGACGGCGCCGAGGTCGTCACCGGTCAGCAGCAGGCCGACGAGACGCAGGAGACCCTCGCGACGGCGCTCGGCTTCATCACGACGTTCCTCCTCGTCTTCGCCGGTGTCGCCCTCTTCGTCGGGGCGTTCATCATCTTCAACACGTTCTCCATGCTCGTCGCCCAGCGCACCCGCGAGCTCGCCCTCCTCCGGGCCATCGGCGCGTCGCGAGGGCAGGTCGTCCGCTCCGTGCTCGGCGAGTCGGTCGTCGTCGGCCTCGTCGGCTCGCTCGCGGGCCTGGGGATCGGCATCGGGCTGGCCGCAGCCCTCCAGCAGCTCATCGGCGGGCTCTTCGGCCTCGAGCTCGAGCGGCTACCGGTCGAGCCGCGGACGGTCGTCGCCACGCTGGTCCTGGGGGTCGCCGTCACGGCGCTCGCCGCCGTGCTGCCGGCGCGGCGTGCCTCCGCGACCGCCCCGGTGGCGGCGATGCGCGACGAGCAGGCGCTGCCGCGCGGGGCGGTCCGCCTGCGCGCGGTGCTCGGTCTCGCCGTCGCCGCGGTCGGCGCCGTCGCGATGGCGCTCGTCCTCACCGACACCGTCGACACGCAGCCGCTCGCCGTGCTGGGGGCGGGTGTCACGGCGGTCTTCCTCGGCGTGGCGGCCGCGAGCCCGGCGGTGTCGAAGCCGGTCGTGTGGCTCGTCACCGCGCCGTTCGCGGGCCGCGCCGTCGGGCGGCTCGCGCAGCGCAACGGGCTGCGCAACCCCCGCCGCACCGCCGCCACCGCGAGCGCGCTCATGGTCGGGCTCGCGCTCGTCGGCGCCGCGTCGGTCCTGTCGAGCTCGGCCGCCGCGAGCGTGTCGGACATCATCGACGACGAGTTCACCGGCGACCTCGTCGTGAGCGACGGGGGGCAGCCGAGCATCCCCGCGACCGTCGCCGACGCCGTCCGGGACGTCGACGGCGTCGAGGCCGTCCTCGAGCTGCCGTTCACGGCGGCCACGGTCGACGGCGAGGACGGGTTCGGCATGGCGGTGGACCCCGCGACGCTGCCGGGTCTCGTCGAGCTCACCACCGTCGAGGGGAGCCTCGACGCGCTCGGTGACGGGGTGTGGCTCACCGAGTCGCGCGCGGACGAGCTCGGTGCAGCGGTCGGGGACACCGTCACGGTCGCCGTCGGCAACGGGGCCGCGGCCGAGCGCGAGGTGCTCGCCGTCTACGAGGACTCCCAGCTCGTCGCGGCCGACGTGCTCGTCTCCGACGACGTGTACGCCGCGGGCGTCGACGGGGTCCAGGCCGGCGGACCGGGTGGCGGCGGGGGCGTGCAGTACGTCCTCGTCGACGTCGCCGACGACGCCGACCTCGCGGCGGTCGAGGCCGCCGTCGCCGACGTCGCCGCGGACTTCCTCACGCTGTCGGTCCTCGACGCCGACGAGTTCACGTCGGAGCAGACCGCACAGATCACCACGGTCCTCGGCCTGATCTACGCCCTGCTCGGGCTCTCCCTCGTCATCGCGACCCTCGGCGTGATCAACACCCTCGCCCTCTCCGTCGTCGAGCGGACCCGGGAGATCGGGCTCCTGAGGGCCATCGGGCTCACCCGGGCCCAGCTCCGCCGCACCGTCACCATCGAGTCGGTGGCGACGACCGTGTTCGGGGCGCTGCTCGGCGTCGCGCTCGGGCTCGCCTTCGGCGTCGCGTTCCAGCGCGCGGTCGCCGACGACGGCCTCGAGGTGCTCGCGGTCCCGTGGGCGACGATGACGGTCGTGCTCGTCGGGTCGGCGGTCGTGGGTGTCGTCGCGGCGCTCCTGCCCGCGTGGCGGGCGACCCGGGTCGACGTGCTGCGGGCGATCACGACGGAGTAG
- a CDS encoding site-2 protease family protein yields MGEVTTGRTDRGSRGRRPRRRVRVATVAGVPVLLSASWLVIAVAVTVLFGPVAARATGLPVPAAYLVAVVLAVLLAASVLVHEAAHAVAARRAGLHVEEVVVDLWGGHTSLGRPATPGTSAVVSVVGPLANLVLAGVASAARALVPAAPADDVVSVAAVVGFLLAAVALVNLVLGLFNLVPGLPLDGGRVLEALVWRVSGSQDTGAVVAGWAGRAVAVALVAWGVGRPLLLGAPPSLFTVVWVVVLAGFLWQGASASLTVARFRRRAAEVDLAAVARAAVAVPATASVADVVAAQGGAEPREVVLVDPLGRPVAVVPGGSVTDVPLHLRPSTPAAAVGLHVAPASVVPARLGAVATVEALARSGGAGVVLVDDTGRPTARVLPDDFAAAMGLR; encoded by the coding sequence GTGGGAGAGGTGACGACCGGACGCACCGACCGGGGGAGCCGAGGACGCCGTCCGCGGCGCCGGGTGCGGGTCGCGACGGTCGCGGGTGTCCCCGTCCTGCTGTCGGCGTCGTGGCTCGTCATCGCCGTCGCCGTCACCGTGCTGTTCGGTCCCGTCGCCGCGCGCGCGACCGGGCTGCCCGTGCCCGCCGCCTACCTCGTCGCGGTCGTGCTCGCGGTCCTCCTCGCCGCCTCGGTGCTCGTCCACGAGGCCGCGCACGCGGTCGCGGCGCGTCGGGCGGGCCTCCACGTGGAGGAGGTCGTCGTCGACCTGTGGGGCGGGCACACCTCGCTCGGCCGACCCGCGACACCGGGCACGAGCGCCGTCGTGTCGGTGGTCGGACCGCTCGCCAACCTCGTCCTCGCCGGGGTCGCGTCCGCCGCACGGGCGCTCGTCCCCGCCGCGCCGGCCGACGACGTCGTGTCGGTCGCCGCGGTCGTCGGGTTCCTCCTCGCCGCCGTCGCGCTCGTCAACCTCGTCCTCGGCCTGTTCAACCTCGTCCCGGGTCTGCCGCTCGACGGCGGCCGGGTGCTCGAGGCCCTCGTGTGGCGCGTCAGCGGCTCGCAGGACACCGGCGCCGTCGTCGCCGGCTGGGCCGGGCGGGCCGTCGCCGTCGCGCTCGTCGCGTGGGGCGTCGGGCGCCCGCTGCTCCTCGGTGCGCCGCCGTCGCTGTTCACGGTCGTCTGGGTCGTCGTCCTCGCCGGGTTCCTCTGGCAGGGCGCGAGCGCGTCCCTGACCGTCGCCCGGTTCCGGCGCCGGGCGGCCGAGGTGGACCTCGCCGCCGTCGCCCGGGCCGCCGTCGCGGTGCCCGCGACGGCGAGCGTCGCGGACGTCGTGGCCGCCCAGGGCGGGGCGGAGCCGCGCGAGGTCGTCCTCGTCGACCCGCTCGGGCGTCCGGTCGCCGTCGTCCCCGGCGGTAGCGTCACCGACGTGCCGCTCCACCTCCGCCCCTCGACGCCCGCCGCCGCCGTCGGGCTCCACGTCGCCCCCGCCTCCGTCGTGCCCGCCCGCCTCGGCGCCGTCGCGACGGTCGAGGCGCTCGCCCGGTCCGGCGGTGCCGGCGTCGTCCTCGTCGACGACACCGGTCGCCCGACCGCGCGCGTGCTGCCCGACGACTTCGCCGCCGCGATGGGCCTGCGGTGA
- a CDS encoding RecB family exonuclease has translation MSSTRVGALSPSRAGDFKQCPLLFRFRSVDRLPERPSSAAARGTVVHRALELLFDAPAPERTPERARTLLEPALRELVAERPEVADVLGGPEGESRWLEEAARLVETWFRLEDPRRLEPEGRELYVEHQVAEDLVLRGIVDRVDVAPDGRIRIVDYKTGRAPGEAFEQRALFQMKFYALLLWRTRGRVPTRVQLVYVGGTGQRLPLDVDEHMLAAFERTLLTLWRAIREAAETGDWRPRPSRTCEWCDHRELCPAWGGTPPPLPPDALDRVLRLVPAERAGTDDG, from the coding sequence GTGTCCAGCACCCGGGTCGGCGCGCTCTCCCCGTCGCGCGCCGGTGACTTCAAGCAGTGCCCGCTGCTGTTCCGCTTCCGCTCCGTCGACCGCCTGCCGGAGCGGCCCTCGAGCGCGGCGGCCCGGGGCACCGTGGTCCACCGCGCCCTCGAGCTCCTCTTCGACGCCCCGGCGCCCGAGCGCACCCCCGAGCGGGCGCGGACCCTGCTCGAGCCGGCCCTGCGCGAGCTCGTCGCCGAGCGGCCCGAGGTGGCCGACGTGCTCGGCGGCCCCGAGGGGGAGTCGCGGTGGCTGGAGGAGGCCGCCCGGCTCGTCGAGACGTGGTTCCGCCTCGAGGACCCGCGCCGTCTCGAGCCCGAGGGCCGCGAGCTGTACGTCGAGCACCAGGTCGCCGAGGACCTCGTGCTGCGGGGCATCGTCGACCGGGTCGACGTCGCACCCGACGGCCGCATCCGGATCGTCGACTACAAGACCGGTCGCGCCCCCGGGGAGGCGTTCGAACAGCGCGCCCTGTTCCAGATGAAGTTCTACGCGCTGCTGCTGTGGCGCACGCGGGGGCGGGTGCCCACCCGCGTCCAGCTCGTCTACGTCGGCGGCACCGGGCAGCGGCTGCCGCTCGACGTCGACGAGCACATGCTCGCCGCGTTCGAGCGCACCCTCCTCACCCTGTGGCGGGCGATCCGCGAGGCCGCGGAGACCGGGGACTGGCGCCCCCGACCCAGCCGCACGTGCGAGTGGTGCGACCACCGCGAGCTGTGCCCCGCCTGGGGCGGCACCCCACCGCCGCTGCCGCCCGACGCGCTCGACCGGGTCCTCCGCCTCGTCCCGGCCGAGCGCGCGGGCACCGACGACGGCTAG